A window of the Rickettsia felis URRWXCal2 genome harbors these coding sequences:
- the nuoJ gene encoding NADH dehydrogenase I chain J, producing the protein MFIFFYLFATLITISSLCVVLSKNSVYSVLWLIFAFINGAGLMILLGAEFLAMMLIVIYVGAVAVLFLFVIMMLDMHFNKTITQLKENLALSSFIALIMFADLVTIILLGTKNINFISDVSFTITNDISNTKAIGKVLYTDFMLPFQMAGLILFVAMIACITLTLKKREGVKHQDITKQLSHNKSNVVLMTKPTLNKGVENIKYE; encoded by the coding sequence ATGTTCATATTTTTTTATTTATTTGCAACATTAATAACTATCAGCAGCTTATGCGTTGTTTTAAGCAAAAATTCCGTATATTCGGTATTATGGTTAATTTTTGCATTTATCAACGGTGCAGGACTTATGATTTTGCTTGGAGCAGAATTTTTAGCTATGATGCTGATAGTGATTTATGTTGGAGCTGTAGCAGTATTATTCTTATTTGTGATAATGATGCTAGATATGCATTTTAATAAGACAATAACACAGTTAAAAGAAAATCTTGCTTTAAGTAGTTTTATAGCTCTAATAATGTTTGCTGATTTAGTAACAATTATTTTACTTGGTACTAAAAATATTAATTTCATTTCAGATGTATCGTTTACCATAACAAATGATATCTCAAATACTAAAGCAATAGGTAAGGTGCTTTACACTGATTTTATGCTACCGTTTCAAATGGCGGGGCTTATTTTATTTGTCGCTATGATTGCATGTATTACATTAACGCTAAAGAAGCGTGAAGGAGTAAAACATCAAGATATTACAAAGCAACTCTCCCATAATAAAAGTAATGTTGTATTGATGACAAAGCCTACTCTAAATAAAGGTGTCGAGAATATTAAATATGAATGA
- the nuoK gene encoding NADH dehydrogenase I chain K, with protein sequence MSRILNMNEYISLNHYLILSSLVFTIGMFGLFMHRKNIINILMSIELMLLAVNINFVAFSIYMQELSGQIFSIIILTVAAAETSIGLAILLIYFRNKGSIEITDINQMRG encoded by the coding sequence GTGTCGAGAATATTAAATATGAATGAATATATTTCGCTTAATCATTATTTAATCTTAAGCAGCTTAGTTTTTACTATTGGGATGTTTGGATTATTTATGCATCGCAAAAATATTATCAATATATTAATGTCCATTGAGTTAATGCTGCTTGCAGTTAACATAAATTTTGTTGCATTTTCCATATATATGCAAGAATTATCAGGACAAATTTTTAGCATTATAATCTTAACCGTAGCAGCTGCCGAAACCTCAATAGGTCTTGCGATATTACTAATATATTTCCGTAATAAAGGCTCAATTGAAATCACTGACATTAATCAGATGAGGGGATAA
- the serS gene encoding Seryl-tRNA synthetase: MLNIKWIRENQELFDEKLSQRFIEPMSSKIAMLDGEKRKITCLIQEFQHARKVKSKILGNMASKSGEEFEGLQRDVKHINEKLEELEQDLNNNNELNELLNMLPNIPDEEVPYGMDESMNKLVRTYGETNPNALNKQHFELGTKLNLMDFEQTAKISGARFVTLKGDLAKLERALINFMIDVHTKEFDFFEISPPVLVRDNAMYNAGQLPKFAEESFATTNGYRLIPTAEVSLVNIVADTIIPREKLPMRYVAYTPCFRSEAGSSGRDTRGMIRLHQFGKVELVSITTTEESKNEHEYITNASETILQKLNLPYRVMLLCTGDMGFAAKKTYDIEVWLPGQKQYREIASCSNCGDFQARRMKARYKEFGSNETTLVHTLNASGLPIGRTMVAILENYQNEDGSITIPDVLINYMGGLQKITTYSE; encoded by the coding sequence ATGTTAAATATCAAATGGATTAGAGAAAATCAAGAATTATTCGATGAAAAGCTTAGCCAAAGATTTATTGAACCTATGTCTAGTAAAATTGCTATGCTCGACGGAGAGAAAAGAAAAATTACGTGTTTAATTCAAGAATTTCAGCATGCACGCAAGGTAAAATCAAAGATTTTAGGTAATATGGCCTCTAAAAGCGGCGAAGAGTTTGAAGGGCTACAAAGAGATGTCAAACATATAAATGAGAAGTTGGAAGAACTTGAACAGGATCTAAATAATAATAACGAATTAAATGAACTATTAAATATGCTTCCTAATATTCCGGACGAAGAAGTACCTTACGGAATGGATGAAAGTATGAATAAATTAGTTCGTACTTACGGAGAGACAAATCCAAATGCTTTGAATAAACAGCATTTTGAACTAGGTACAAAATTAAATTTAATGGATTTTGAACAAACTGCTAAAATTTCTGGAGCTAGATTTGTAACGTTAAAAGGTGATTTAGCAAAGCTAGAACGTGCTTTAATTAACTTTATGATTGATGTCCATACTAAAGAGTTTGACTTCTTTGAGATATCACCTCCGGTACTAGTTCGAGATAATGCTATGTATAATGCAGGACAACTACCTAAATTTGCCGAAGAGTCTTTCGCAACAACAAATGGTTATAGACTAATTCCAACCGCAGAAGTATCTTTAGTAAATATAGTTGCCGATACTATTATACCAAGAGAAAAATTACCGATGCGTTATGTTGCTTACACCCCGTGCTTTAGATCAGAAGCAGGTAGTAGCGGTAGAGATACAAGAGGTATGATTAGATTACATCAATTCGGTAAAGTTGAGCTAGTATCTATTACTACCACTGAAGAATCAAAAAATGAGCATGAATATATAACTAATGCTTCAGAGACTATTTTACAAAAACTGAATCTTCCTTATCGTGTTATGTTACTTTGCACCGGAGATATGGGATTTGCGGCAAAAAAAACCTATGATATAGAAGTATGGCTTCCGGGACAAAAGCAATATCGCGAAATTGCTAGCTGTTCTAATTGTGGAGATTTTCAAGCACGTAGAATGAAAGCAAGATATAAGGAATTCGGCAGTAACGAAACTACCTTAGTTCATACTTTAAATGCTTCAGGATTACCTATCGGAAGAACTATGGTTGCAATACTTGAAAATTATCAGAATGAAGATGGATCAATAACTATACCTGATGTCTTGATAAATTACATGGGAGGGTTACAAAAAATCACTACATATAGTGAATAA
- the nuoL1 gene encoding NADH dehydrogenase I chain L — MYQNLAIMIIMLPLASSVINGLFLKVIDTKLAQIIATGFLSLSALFSLVIFCDAGLDGNIIHIKLLPWIEVGNFKVNWSIYIDQLTSIMFIAVTWVSSVVHIYSLGYMAEDKGIIRFLSFLSLFTFFMLMLVSADNFLQLFFGWEGVGVCSYLLIGFWYSKESANKAAIKAFITNRASDFAFILGIITIIVYCGSANYKDVFSSAELLSNTKIFLQFSILDVICLLLFIGCMGKSAQIGLHVWLPDAMEGPTPVSALIHAATMVTAGVFLVARCSYLFEYSPLVLQFITIIGGVTCLFAASIAIMQSDIKKIIAYSTCSQLGYMFMACGVSAYNSGIFHLVTHAFFKALLFLSAGSIIHAVHEQDIFKMGDLRNKMPVTYGNSLIGSLALIGIYPLAGFYSKDSILEAAYSSGSFMFIFGIAAAILTAIYSMKIIMLVFYGKTKLEKDVFEHAHEPAKIMNTPLILLVAGSFFSGMIGYYLLSMDKPNGYFHESLFNLHIYKLLISHPPLYIKLLPMAVGIMGIVIGICVYNSSTIMSFRPSSMSFPRKRESSKPFNLVYNILHNKYYFDEIYNFLIVKPINCLASLFYLGDQKIIDRFGPNGFSRVVNCFSVLTGKTQTGYVFNYALYIVSFIVVVISVFVWKG, encoded by the coding sequence ATGTATCAAAATCTTGCCATAATGATTATCATGTTACCGCTTGCATCTAGCGTAATAAACGGGTTATTCTTAAAAGTAATAGATACAAAATTAGCTCAAATAATTGCAACCGGCTTCTTATCTTTATCTGCCTTATTCTCATTAGTAATATTTTGTGATGCGGGTCTAGACGGGAATATAATCCATATTAAATTATTACCATGGATTGAGGTTGGAAATTTTAAAGTAAATTGGTCGATTTATATCGATCAGCTCACTAGCATAATGTTTATAGCCGTAACATGGGTGTCAAGCGTCGTGCATATTTACTCGCTTGGCTATATGGCGGAGGATAAGGGGATTATACGTTTCTTGTCTTTTCTTTCGTTATTCACGTTCTTTATGTTAATGCTAGTATCCGCAGATAATTTTTTACAATTATTTTTCGGCTGGGAGGGCGTCGGGGTTTGTTCATATTTACTAATCGGATTTTGGTATTCAAAAGAATCCGCCAATAAAGCAGCGATTAAAGCTTTTATAACTAATAGAGCCAGCGATTTTGCCTTTATCTTAGGCATAATAACGATTATTGTTTATTGTGGTTCGGCAAATTACAAAGATGTATTTTCATCTGCAGAGTTATTATCTAATACAAAAATATTTTTACAATTTTCTATTCTAGATGTTATTTGCTTGTTATTATTCATCGGCTGTATGGGTAAATCTGCACAGATTGGTTTACATGTATGGCTGCCTGATGCGATGGAAGGACCGACTCCGGTATCTGCACTTATTCATGCGGCAACCATGGTAACGGCAGGAGTATTCTTAGTAGCACGCTGCTCGTATTTGTTTGAATATAGCCCTTTAGTTCTACAGTTTATTACAATAATAGGTGGTGTTACTTGTCTTTTTGCCGCAAGCATTGCTATTATGCAAAGCGATATCAAAAAGATTATTGCTTATTCTACCTGTAGCCAGCTTGGTTATATGTTTATGGCTTGCGGGGTATCTGCCTATAATAGCGGGATATTTCACTTAGTAACTCATGCCTTTTTTAAAGCCTTATTATTCTTATCAGCCGGCAGTATAATACATGCAGTTCATGAGCAGGATATTTTTAAAATGGGTGATTTAAGAAATAAAATGCCGGTAACTTACGGAAATTCCTTAATCGGCTCACTTGCATTGATAGGTATTTATCCTTTGGCAGGGTTTTACTCTAAAGATTCGATTTTAGAAGCAGCCTATAGTAGCGGCTCGTTTATGTTCATTTTTGGGATAGCGGCAGCAATACTTACTGCTATTTATTCAATGAAGATTATTATGCTTGTGTTCTATGGTAAAACTAAGCTAGAAAAAGATGTTTTTGAGCATGCCCATGAACCGGCTAAAATAATGAATACCCCCCTTATATTGCTTGTCGCTGGGAGCTTTTTTAGCGGTATGATCGGTTATTATTTACTTTCTATGGACAAACCAAACGGCTATTTCCATGAAAGTCTATTTAATTTACATATTTATAAACTACTAATTAGCCACCCGCCTTTATATATTAAGCTACTACCTATGGCAGTTGGCATAATGGGGATTGTTATCGGGATTTGCGTATATAACTCAAGTACTATTATGTCATTCCGGCCTTCTTCTATGTCATTCCCGCGAAAGCGGGAATCCAGTAAACCGTTTAATTTAGTTTACAATATATTACACAATAAATATTACTTCGACGAAATATATAATTTCTTAATTGTAAAACCTATTAACTGTTTAGCTTCTTTATTTTATCTTGGCGATCAGAAAATAATCGATCGTTTTGGACCAAACGGTTTTTCACGAGTCGTTAATTGCTTTAGCGTTCTTACCGGTAAAACACAAACAGGATATGTTTTTAATTATGCTTTGTATATTGTATCGTTTATTGTTGTTGTAATTAGCGTCTTCGTTTGGAAAGGTTAG
- the tatC gene encoding Sec-independent protein translocase protein TatC produces the protein MKLYSFQEHLLELKIRLLRIFTAFIIIFAICYYFSDNIYSFLLKPLAKLSGDTVRNIIYTGLTEAFFTYIKLAAFTAFTIIIPIIALECYLFISPGLHRHERKIIAFILFMSPILFWCGSIFVFYFVMPKAWNFFLSFEKRDMIVPIVLEARISEYLNLVIHLIIAFGVAFQLPVVIIILNILKIVKVQTLKQKRRIAVVINFIIAGILTPPDILSQFALAIPLLLLYETSIMICNFIEKPRTLNVKYQMD, from the coding sequence ATGAAATTATATAGTTTTCAAGAACATTTATTAGAATTAAAAATAAGACTTCTTAGAATATTTACTGCTTTTATAATTATATTTGCTATTTGCTATTATTTTAGCGACAATATTTATAGTTTTTTATTAAAACCGCTTGCTAAGCTAAGCGGTGATACGGTACGAAATATAATTTATACAGGGCTTACAGAAGCATTTTTTACCTATATTAAACTTGCAGCTTTTACTGCTTTTACTATTATTATACCTATAATTGCTTTGGAGTGTTATTTATTTATCAGCCCAGGGTTACACCGCCATGAAAGAAAAATTATCGCTTTTATTCTTTTTATGTCGCCTATTTTATTTTGGTGCGGTAGTATTTTTGTTTTTTACTTTGTAATGCCGAAAGCTTGGAATTTTTTTCTTAGTTTTGAAAAGCGTGATATGATAGTACCGATAGTTTTGGAAGCAAGAATTAGCGAGTATCTAAATTTAGTTATTCATTTAATTATTGCTTTTGGAGTTGCTTTTCAACTACCGGTTGTGATAATAATATTAAATATACTAAAAATAGTTAAGGTACAAACACTTAAGCAAAAAAGACGCATTGCCGTGGTAATTAACTTTATTATTGCAGGAATATTAACGCCTCCTGACATTTTAAGCCAGTTTGCTCTTGCAATACCGCTACTTTTATTATATGAAACTTCAATAATGATATGTAATTTTATAGAAAAACCGAGGACACTAAATGTTAAATATCAAATGGATTAG
- the terC gene encoding Tellurium resistance protein TerC gives MFIRYLFYYNTGAEHAREYYTCFLIEKAMSLDNIFVISIIFQFFKIPGKYQHRVLFFGIIGVIIFRAIMIYGGTILINKFAWLLYIFAVILIATGIKTFYVSHKTFDIQNSYIYKSIVKNLNITPNLEGDKFVVKRNNKLYFTPLFISLVLIEAIDLVFAIDSIPAIFAITNDVYIIYTSNIFAILGLRALFFCLAEIVERFSYIKYSLALILIFIGFKIFIHHYIAIPAYVSLIVTITLLLFGIIASIIRKNMIDH, from the coding sequence TTGTTTATTCGGTATCTATTTTACTATAATACGGGAGCAGAACATGCTCGTGAATATTATACTTGCTTTCTCATTGAGAAAGCTATGTCCCTTGATAATATTTTTGTTATCTCTATTATTTTTCAATTTTTTAAAATTCCCGGGAAATATCAACATCGTGTTTTATTTTTTGGTATAATAGGCGTAATAATATTCAGAGCCATAATGATTTACGGCGGTACTATTCTTATAAATAAATTTGCCTGGTTATTATATATTTTTGCCGTAATACTTATTGCTACCGGTATAAAAACTTTTTATGTATCACATAAAACTTTTGATATACAGAATTCTTATATTTACAAGTCAATAGTAAAAAATCTAAATATTACTCCTAATCTTGAAGGGGATAAATTTGTTGTTAAACGTAACAATAAACTATATTTTACCCCCCTTTTTATATCTCTAGTACTGATAGAGGCAATAGATTTAGTCTTTGCCATAGATAGTATACCGGCAATATTTGCAATTACTAATGATGTTTATATAATTTATACTTCAAATATTTTTGCTATTTTAGGGCTTAGAGCGTTATTCTTTTGTTTAGCAGAAATTGTAGAACGTTTCAGTTATATAAAATATTCTTTGGCTTTAATTTTAATATTTATCGGATTTAAAATATTTATTCATCATTATATAGCAATTCCGGCATATGTTTCGCTCATTGTAACTATTACTTTATTACTATTTGGTATAATTGCTTCCATAATTAGAAAAAATATGATTGACCATTAA
- the ampG3 gene encoding AmpG protein has translation MYKKLYLIGILLLGLISGLTFNLIFFTVPYQLSEAKYTTDIIGSISLAAFPYCLKVIWSPFIDKYSIPFLCSKFGHRRGWALVSQIFLILAMTGFLNVSPCNNLYITAIILFIISFCSSTQDIVLDAYRIERPTSKEELSMAFTFSSIGFRLGMLLGSVGALYLSIIFGWNTVYKFALFITVVGPIVILCIKEPKPKEKRHTTTNLIGLQQYFEVIKKSIISLKNEQQYLLLIMLFVFLYKAADSIPMAMSSPLFLDLSFTTHEIAVIYKAYGLLIMIVGGALGGVLAAKMGIFHSVLIGGVIQLLSPLMFMILATIGYDIRIFIITVTVQNFCAGFAGTIISIYFASLCNSEFVATQYSIIASFSSLSRIILASLGGICAKYLTWPVFFLGNTLFSMLFIPIFYKIYRKKLDFVNISKKI, from the coding sequence GTGTACAAAAAATTATATTTAATCGGTATTTTACTTTTAGGCTTAATTTCCGGTCTTACGTTTAATTTAATTTTTTTCACAGTTCCATATCAATTATCCGAAGCAAAATACACCACTGATATAATAGGCTCGATATCACTAGCTGCTTTTCCGTATTGCTTAAAGGTCATATGGTCACCTTTTATAGATAAATACTCTATACCTTTTTTATGTTCTAAATTCGGTCACAGGCGTGGCTGGGCATTGGTATCACAAATATTTTTAATCCTAGCGATGACGGGGTTCTTAAACGTAAGCCCTTGTAATAATTTATATATTACTGCAATTATCTTATTTATTATTTCATTCTGCAGTTCTACGCAAGATATTGTACTTGACGCATATAGAATTGAGAGACCTACATCTAAAGAAGAGCTTTCAATGGCTTTTACCTTTAGTAGCATAGGGTTTCGTTTAGGTATGTTACTTGGCAGCGTCGGTGCTTTATATTTATCAATTATTTTCGGCTGGAATACAGTATATAAATTTGCTTTATTCATTACTGTAGTTGGTCCTATAGTAATCTTATGTATCAAAGAACCAAAACCTAAAGAAAAACGTCATACGACTACTAATTTAATAGGATTACAACAATATTTTGAAGTTATTAAAAAAAGTATTATATCTTTAAAAAATGAACAGCAATATTTACTGCTAATTATGTTATTTGTATTCTTGTACAAAGCTGCGGATTCTATACCTATGGCTATGAGTTCGCCTTTATTTCTAGATTTAAGTTTTACTACTCATGAAATTGCCGTTATTTACAAAGCTTACGGGTTACTAATCATGATAGTCGGAGGAGCTTTAGGCGGAGTTTTAGCTGCAAAAATGGGTATATTTCATAGCGTCTTAATTGGTGGAGTTATTCAATTATTGTCGCCTCTTATGTTTATGATTCTTGCTACCATCGGCTATGATATAAGGATATTTATAATAACAGTTACAGTACAAAACTTTTGTGCAGGCTTTGCAGGAACTATTATCTCTATCTATTTTGCTAGCCTTTGCAATAGTGAATTTGTTGCCACGCAATATTCTATTATTGCATCTTTTAGCTCTCTTAGCCGTATTATTCTAGCTAGCCTTGGCGGTATTTGTGCAAAATATCTTACTTGGCCTGTATTCTTTTTAGGTAACACTCTGTTTAGCATGTTATTTATACCGATATTTTATAAAATATATAGAAAGAAACTAGACTTTGTGAATATTTCTAAAAAGATATGA
- the virB4_2 gene encoding Type IV secretion/conjugal transfer ATPase, VirB4 family: MFSDLRKFDKDIYNYNAPNFIPIACHYNQNTLLTKDGKLLQIIKIHGINSEKISDNIQNLREMVRVSIKKNITDYDFAFWLHTIREKQNLDDSTPYKKLLPANIHALWQRKNHWNDKFVNTLYISIVHDSAKVDIKNFNSLINSLSNKLITDFENNYLDSAFQKLENITNNILNDLNEFGAEKLGIIFENDNIFSNPLFLYNRIANLNNNDCLVPIIDLSDALGRSIYTISGDKMVVTDHEKNNKFASLLSIKEYQETPSNTLDKFLQLPIELIITEIFYFVSKKQVISKLRGQDHILKITNDSTLLNHKGINKLDAANLDFQFCNQQISIAVIEEDENKLDAAVAKASTELFKLGIIHVKEDLNIEQIFWSQLPANFAFIRRMSPLSVEYIASLTALHNTTLGNQYNPWGKAITLLRTEKGTPYFMNFHDKTNKGNTCIFGTEKTGKTVLLNFLISESTKYDPTIIYISNNNDSKIFIESIEGKWLEPDKQIINPFLVDDTEKSQAFILEFLKLISGHYISPLSEIEISFLEKLKNKILSIEKEKRIFSDILKLEDFKEEGGIQILDKLKVFTEGQLYFGLFDRPPLNIEEGKVIGFNLYKLSDEPFSKQFYPTERKFLEQFNNNLKKHQAICAGVIYAFTYHLSLVGTKPKIFAADNFDKLYRPEVYYDNINLIYNNLSQNNGIFVSNFNFIYLKSYPKYTIKPWLDLINTKIILPSDVKIEDLDKILGLSEPEIRKLSQLILSARMFLINKDNESIASELSIAALIGIVRILSSRQEEMDIYNKILEQHQGPPDNWINYLYNELNTD, from the coding sequence GTGTTTAGTGATTTACGAAAATTTGACAAAGATATATATAATTATAATGCTCCTAATTTTATACCTATAGCATGTCATTATAATCAAAATACTTTACTTACCAAAGACGGTAAATTACTACAAATTATAAAAATACACGGCATTAACTCAGAGAAAATAAGCGATAACATACAAAATTTACGTGAAATGGTTAGAGTTTCTATAAAAAAGAATATAACCGATTATGATTTTGCTTTTTGGCTACATACAATACGAGAAAAACAAAATTTAGATGATTCCACTCCTTACAAAAAATTATTACCGGCAAATATTCATGCACTATGGCAAAGAAAAAACCATTGGAATGATAAATTCGTTAATACTTTATATATATCTATAGTACATGATTCTGCTAAAGTTGACATCAAAAATTTTAACTCTTTAATAAATTCTTTATCTAATAAATTAATTACTGATTTTGAAAATAACTACTTAGATTCAGCTTTTCAAAAACTAGAAAATATCACTAATAATATTTTAAACGATTTAAACGAATTCGGTGCTGAAAAACTTGGTATAATATTTGAAAATGATAATATTTTTTCTAATCCTTTATTTTTATATAATCGAATAGCTAACCTTAATAATAATGATTGTTTGGTACCTATAATAGATTTATCCGATGCACTAGGTAGAAGTATTTATACAATTAGCGGCGATAAAATGGTAGTTACGGATCATGAGAAAAATAACAAATTCGCTTCTTTACTATCTATAAAAGAATATCAAGAAACTCCTTCTAATACACTGGATAAATTTTTACAGTTACCGATTGAATTAATAATAACTGAAATATTTTACTTTGTTAGCAAAAAACAAGTAATATCCAAATTGCGTGGTCAAGATCATATTCTAAAAATTACTAACGACTCAACTTTACTTAATCATAAAGGGATTAATAAGCTTGATGCAGCTAATTTAGATTTTCAATTTTGTAATCAGCAAATTTCAATTGCCGTTATAGAAGAAGATGAAAATAAACTAGATGCAGCCGTAGCTAAAGCATCAACCGAACTTTTTAAACTTGGTATTATTCATGTAAAAGAAGATCTTAATATTGAACAAATATTTTGGTCGCAATTACCTGCTAACTTTGCCTTTATCCGCAGAATGTCACCATTATCCGTAGAATATATTGCTTCTCTTACCGCTCTTCATAATACTACACTCGGTAATCAATATAATCCTTGGGGTAAGGCTATAACTTTACTGCGAACCGAGAAAGGTACTCCATATTTCATGAATTTTCATGATAAAACGAATAAAGGTAATACTTGCATCTTTGGTACGGAAAAAACCGGCAAAACCGTATTATTGAACTTTCTAATATCAGAATCAACTAAATACGATCCAACAATAATTTATATCTCTAATAATAATGATTCTAAAATTTTTATCGAGTCAATAGAAGGCAAATGGCTAGAACCGGACAAACAAATTATCAATCCATTTTTAGTAGATGATACAGAAAAATCACAAGCTTTCATTTTAGAATTTTTAAAATTAATCAGCGGTCATTATATTTCACCTCTTAGTGAAATAGAGATATCCTTTCTAGAGAAATTAAAAAATAAAATTTTATCAATTGAAAAAGAAAAACGTATTTTTTCCGATATTTTAAAATTAGAAGATTTTAAAGAGGAAGGAGGAATACAAATACTTGATAAACTTAAAGTTTTTACCGAAGGACAATTATATTTCGGATTATTTGACAGACCACCTCTTAACATTGAAGAAGGGAAAGTTATAGGATTCAATTTATATAAACTCTCTGATGAGCCGTTTTCTAAACAATTTTATCCAACGGAGAGGAAATTTTTAGAACAATTTAATAATAATTTAAAGAAACATCAAGCTATTTGTGCAGGAGTAATTTATGCTTTTACTTATCATTTAAGCCTAGTTGGCACAAAACCTAAAATATTTGCTGCCGATAATTTTGATAAACTTTACAGACCTGAAGTTTATTATGATAATATAAATTTAATCTATAATAATTTATCTCAAAATAACGGTATTTTCGTCAGTAATTTCAATTTTATTTATCTTAAGTCATATCCAAAATATACTATAAAACCTTGGCTTGATTTAATTAATACTAAAATTATTCTACCGTCTGACGTTAAAATAGAAGATTTAGATAAAATTTTAGGTTTAAGCGAGCCGGAAATACGAAAATTATCACAGCTAATACTTTCTGCAAGAATGTTCTTAATTAATAAGGATAATGAATCGATAGCTTCTGAATTAAGTATTGCCGCTTTAATAGGAATTGTCCGTATTTTATCAAGCAGACAAGAGGAAATGGATATTTATAACAAAATACTTGAACAACACCAAGGTCCTCCGGATAATTGGATTAATTACCTATATAATGAGTTAAATACGGACTGA